GGTAACTGCCTTTGTCCTATCTGCGGCACGAGGCCGGGAAGCGTCGGACGGTTTCGATCCGTTATTCAGCCGCAGCCGCCGGGACCGCGTTCAACGGTGCCAGGCTGCTTTCGATGGCCTCCACCTTGCTCTTGACATATTCACGGGGCGGAGGCCCATCGCCTGGGCCCTTTTCCTCCGCGAGCGTGGCCGGAGCCTGCGTTTCCCCGGCCGACTCGACCGGTGGGGCCACCGCCGCTTCAGACCGTGTTTCTGGGGCCACCGCCGCTACCTTCGTTGAAGTTGCCCCTTCGGGTTCTTCTTCTGCTGCAACGGGTTTTTCCGTGTTTTCGGTTGCCGTCTGGCAGCCGGCGGCCGCCAGCAGCACCGTGCAGCACAGGAGGCCGGGAATCCATCGTCCAGTCCAGGGTCTTCGTTGTGTTGTCATATGATCACCTATGCCTCTTTGAATTGATGGTCTTCAGCCTTGTGTTATTCCTCGGGGTTGATCGGAATGTTCTGGATCGGTTTCAGGCTTTCTTCAAGCTTTTCAACCGGTTCCTTTTCCTCAGGCGGAAGCGGTTCCGGAGCCTCTACGGTAACCTGGGGAACAACCGGTTTCTTGCGCTCCGGCTTGTACTCCGATTTTATGGGTTGGTTGGAGATGAAGACGGAGAGTCCATCGACCACATAGTGCTTGGACTTCGTTAGCACTCCGCCATCCAGCACCATCCAGACAAAGCATTCATCGCTCACCGGATCGAACCACAGGGCTCGCTGCCGGCTCCCCGCCAGGACAATATCCATAATGTCCCGATCCACCGCGAGCGAACTCCTGCGCGAGTTTTCGCTGCGGCCTTCGCCGGTTGCGAGGGCGTTGTCTTCGAGTTCGGAGCGCCCGACCGTCTGCAGCCGGGTTTCGAGCATGCTGGCCAGTTCAATTCGGCCCGAAAGCCGCGCTTCGTCCAGCTGTTCACGCACGCCGAGCCCTTTCGGGGAGGAGACCCCAACGGCTCCAACAACGCCGCCGATGGCCGGGTTGATGACCCAGTCGGGAATGAGGGCATTCTTGTCCTTCATGACCGGGTAGTTGATGGTCAGTGTGTCACCGGACTGCGATGACGTTGCGCCTTCCACCTTCACGGTCATTTCCGAGCGTCCGACGGGGCCGGCTTCTTCCGTTTGCGTTACTGCGCCTTCTTCAGCTGCGTCTTCCGGCGCAGGGGTGGTTTTGGCCGTTTGGCATCCGGATAGAAATACCATGGCCGTCGCAAGGGACAACGCGACGGTTGTGAACTTCATGTGAGTGAACTTGTCGTTACTCATGGTGAACTCCTTACTTCAACTCAGGCGGGAGTTCTCCGGGAAGCGTGGGCACGCGCCCATGGGGACTATGCCGGCTTAAACCGCCCTCCTGAATGAACAGAATTGTAAGGGGCGGGTGGCTTTGGCACAAGGATTAATATTTTTTTTGAAACCATAAATAGTTAGTCGGCCTTCTTTCCGGGGCGGATGGGCCCCTTGCGCCGCCCGGGCGCACGGCGTGCGCCCCTCCGGCAAGGCCTCGTAATCGTTAAATGCCCTAATCGGTCCAAACGTTGATTTTGTAGAAGGCGGCGCCGTTGGTTTTCTCGACGGCGCAGGAGCTTCCGGGGTAGTTGACGACCGGGTCTATGGCTTGGAATTCATTAGTCAGGCTGTCCGACCACAGAACCTGATAGGAGCGGTCGTTGACCGAATCCCAGTGCAGCACGATGGTGTTGCTGGTCATTTCCTGTTGGATGATGCGGAAGTAGGAGTCGGGGTCGAGCGGATCGGTTCCGGCAATGAATTCATCGCGGTTGTTGAAGATGTCGCTGTCGGAGTTTTCATCGGCCACGGCATTGGTGACGCCGCCGAAGTTTTCAAGCTCCCAGTCATCGTCCATTCCATCGGAATCATAATCCCCGCCGCTGATCCAGCTTTCATTGGCGCCCATGTCGACGGTTCCATTGAGGATCCGGGCCCAGCCGTTGAAGTCGCGGTCGGATTCGACATAGCTGTTGCTGCCCGCATTGATGCAGGGGGAAAGGATGCTGAGGTAGTAGCCGCTGCCGCGGATGAGGAAGTCCGGGGCATGGGCCACAAACAGCGGGGCATTGGTGATGTTGCCGTATGGCCCATGCGTTAGATCGGGGCTGCACGAGTTTTTAGCTGTGACATATTTTAGATCGATTCCGGCAGTCCAGGCAAAGTTGCTATAGATAATGGAGTTGTAGGCATAGCCGGAATAGCTCCCGCCGCCGGTGTCGGCGCCGTTTTCCACAAGGGTGCAGTTGCGGAGGGTGGTGTTGTATGTTCCGCCCCCATATTGGGTGGCGAAGTTAAAATGGAAGGTGCAGTTGTGAGCGGTTCCGTTAAATATCCCGCCGCCGGAGACCGAGGCTCGATTGGTGCTGATATCGCACCGGTCGGCCATGCAGCTGGCGAGTCCGCCGCCGGAGGGGGCGGCGTTGCTGGTGATGGTGGAAAAGAGGACCGTGCTGTCATAGGCCGCGCCGCCCTGGGTGGTGGCGGTGTTGTTGGAAAGGATGCATCCGTTCAGCGTGCCGCCGGAGAGCGCTCCGCCATAACCAGCCGTGTTGCCGCTGAGGGTTGAACCGGTCAGCATGCTTTGATACGCCGCACCGCCCTGGGAGGTTGCGGTGTTGTTGGCCAGCGTGCAGTTTTCGAGCGTCCCTTTGTAGGCTCCGCCGCCGTAATAGGCCGCACAGTTGGAGATGGTGGAGTAGGTGATGCGCGGCGCACCGTTTTGGCAATAAATCCCGCCGCCGATGTTGTCGCCCGATCCGCCGGTAGCCGTTGCTCCGTTTTGGATGGCGAGGTTTTCGAGCACGCAAGCGCTGTAGCCGAGCTGGAAGCAGCGGTTGCTGCCGCCGGCATCAATCACGGGGATCGGCAGAGTTCCGACGATCTCATCGTTGTCGCCCTTCAGATGAACGGCTTTGTTCACGACAATGGGTTCGGTGATATGGTAGGTGCCGGCATCGATCAGCACGCGGCCTCCGTGAATATTCTGGGCATCGACTCCGGCCTGAATGGTTTGCTTGGCGGTGGCCCAGCTGGTCCCGTCGTTGCTGTCGTTGCCGAAATGTTTCACATGGATATCCGAATCATCGTTACTGACCACTTGCACCGTTTGGGTGCGGGAGAGGCCCGACGGGTAGGTATCGTTAAAGGCGGTGAGCACCACGTCATAGTTGGCCGAATTTGGTCCGGACCATGAATGAGAGAGCACGCCGGTTGTGTTTGTGATGCGGGTGCCGTCGCCAAAATCGACGATGGTTTTGGAGACCTGTCCGTTGAACTGAGCCACATAGTTGCCTTCGATATAGATTGCGATCGGCGATGGACCGTAAAACGCCATTTCGATGGGGCCGGAAAGGCTGGCGCCGATTTCATCGCAGCCCATGGCGGGCGGCGTATTCCACGTTTCCCCGTCGAGGTCGGTTCCGGTGGCATAGGCCGCATTACCCGCGCCGATGCAGGGTGAATTTACTGCAATGTGCGAGCCGGAAACCAGCAAAGGATTGTTGGTGATGGACCCATCGGTGCCGTGCGGCGCGTCGGGCGAGCAGGTGTTGACGATATAGTTGAGGTTAATGTTTCCGTCGTTGATATCGTTGTTCCCGGTGGTGGCCGTATTGCCCCAGACGATGCAGTTTTTGGTCTGCCCGTATACCCCGCCCGCATCGCTGGCCGAGTTGCCGGTGACGGTGCAGTTGAAAAGTTTGGTGGAGTGGGTGCCGCCGCCGATGTCGTCGGCAATGTTGCCGCTGATGGCGCAGTTGTAAGCGAAGCCGGCATACATGCCGCCCCCGAGAGTAGCGCGGTTTCCGCTGATGACACAACGGGTCGCGGTTCCGTTATGAATGGCGCCGCCAGAGCTTGCTGCTGAATTTTCGATGAAAGAACACCGATTGGCCACGCTATCGCGTATGCCGCCGCCTCCGTGTACGGCTGTATTTTCGATGAACAGACAATCGTTGGCCGTGCCTTCATTTATGCCGCCTCCGTAGCCGTTGGAATCGTTTCGGGTGAAGGTGCAGTTATTCGCGATGCCTTTGCTCATGCCGGCCCCATTGCCATAATTGGAACCAGTCGTGTAGATTCTGTTTTTGATGAAGGTGCAGTCGTCGGCCGTTCCGCCATACATGCCGCCGCCGCTGCCGCTGGCGGTGTTTGCAATGAACTCGCATCGGGTGGCGTGGCTTAAATAGAGTCCTGCACCCGTTGAGGCGGTGTTATTGGAAAAGACGCAGTCGATGGCCGTGCCGTAGCACATGCCGCCGGCTGTGCCCGCGTGATTGTCAGAAAGGATGCAGTTGGAAAGTATGGGGGAGCGGGTGTAGTCGCAAAAGACGGCGCCGCCGGTCCAGGTGAAATCGGCGTTGCGGATGGTTAAGCCGGTGATGATGCTGTGGTTGTCGCCGATCTCCATGGCGCGGGAGTGCTGGTAGTCGGGAAGGCTCCCCGCATCAATAATGGTGGTCGCGGCTCCGTTCTGGCTGAGTAGCTGAATGTCCTTGTCGATCTTGATGGTGGCGGCGAGCGTATAGGTTCCGTCGGCCAGCAGAACGCGTCCGCCCGGAAATTCCTGTTCGTCGATGGCGGCCTGGATGGTTTTCTTGGCCGTGCCCCATGAGTGTCCGTTGTTTTCATCGGAGCCGTTCGGCGAAACATAGATGGTGCTGAAATCCGCCGCGAACACGGTGATGGTTTTTGTGACGGAGTAGCCGGCAGGATGGTCGGCGTTGTAGGCCGTGATGACCATGTCGTAGGTTCCCGGAGCGTTCCAGGTATGCCAAATGGGGATGATGCCGGTTCGTATTGCGGTTTCTCCGTCGCCGAAATCGATGGTGTCGCCGGAGAGCGCGCCTTGTATATCCACCGTGAAGAAGGTCTTGAACCCCGCCGGCAGGTCGGAGGGGCCGTCGATGGTGATGGTCAGGTCGCCGATCGGCGCATCGGCCGGTTCGTCGCAGCCCATGGCGGGGATGCTGCGCCAGTGTTCGCCGTCGATATCCAGCGTATCGCGGGGAATGGTCCCCGAACCGGCGCAGGGCGAGGTCAATGCAATATGGGAGGCCGAAACGAGCTGCGGGTTGTTGGTGATGTTGCCGTTTGATCCGTGGGTCAGCTCGGCGGAACAGGAGGTGTTGGCGGTGGTTGAAAACAGATCATTCGCCGACTCCAGCGCGGTGTTGTGCCAGATGATGCAATGGTCTGCCGTGCCGCCATACATGCCGCCACCCGAAGTGCCGGCCTGATTGGCGGTGATGGTGCAGTGCGTGGCTTTGGTACCATAGGTGCCGCCGCCGCCCTGATACGCTTTGTTTTGGTTGAACACGCAATTATTCGCCGTTCCGTTATACATGCCGCCGCCGAGGGTGGTGGAAAGGTTCTGAATAAACTGGCAGTCATTGGCGATGGTATCTCGTGCGCCGCCGCCAATGGGACCTTCGTTTTCCTTAAAGATGCAGCGGTTGGCTATGCCGCCTTGCATCCCGCCCGCGCCATTATTAACCGTCGTGTTATCCAGAAACAGGCAGTCGTTGGCGCTGCCGCTTTGCATGCCCCCCGGGCCATTGGAGGCGGTGTTCTTGGAAAAGGTGCAGTTATTGGCCGTTCCGCGCCACATCACCCCGCCTCCGTATCCGCCGCTGTTGTTTTCGGTGATGATGCAGTTGGAGACGACCGGATTGATGCCGGAGCAATAGATGGCCCCGCCGCCCGACGTTCCATGAACGGAATAACCGCCCGCTTTTTTAATGGTGAAACCTTCCACGAGGCAATTCCGATTATTCAGGTAGAGGCATTGATGTTGGGTGTCGCCTTGAATGGTGGTGAGGGTTGCGCCGTTGACGCTTTGGATGCGTATGTCTTTTTCCACGATGATTTCGGCCGTGACCGAATAGGTGCCGTTCGAGACGAGCACGAGCCCTCCCGCATAATCCTGCACATCGACACCGGCCTGGATGGTTTTCTTGGCGGTTGCCCAGCTTTCGCCGTCATTGCTGTCGTTGCCGTCCGCATCGGAAACATAGATGGTGGTGGTCAGATCCCTGCGCACAAAAACCGTGTTGGTCGTGGAGATGCCGCCGGGGTAGGAATCGTTATAGCCGGTCAGAACGACATGATAGTTTCCGTAGGTCCAGGCATGCGAATGAGTGAGTGTGGTTGCATTGGTGACGGCGGCACTGCCGTCGCCGAAATCAAGCACGGTTCGGGTGACGGCCCCTTCAACATAGGCCGTAAAGAAAATCGGCTGCCCTTCGGCAATTCTCTCCGGCAGATCGTTGCGGCAAATGATCGCGCCCTCTACAGCCCCGGGGATGATCTCGTCGCAACCGATGGCTGGAGCCGCCAGCCACTCTTCACCGTCGATATCCGTTCCCACGGCGTAGGCGGCGTTGCCCGCACCGAGACAGGGCGAGGTGGCGGCAAGGTGTGAGATGGAAAGCAGCTGGGGATTGTTCGTGATGCTGCCGTTGGCGGTGTAGTCCGGCAGGCAGCAGGATTGGATTGTCGTGTTGTATGTCGTTGCGCTGTTGTCGGTGGCGGTGTTGTTCCAGAGGATGGAGTTGTAGGCCTGGCCATAGGCCATTCCACCGCCGACGCTGGCCGTGTTTTCGGTGATGGTGCAGTGGGTGGCGGTCGACAAGTAAAGCCCGCCGCCATAGCCGCCTGCACGGTTTCCACTAATTGCGCAGCCGATCGCCGTTGACGAACACAATCCGCCGCCGCTTCCGGCCGCAACGTTGCCCACAAACAGACAGTTGGTGGCCGTGCCATAATAAAGCCCGCCGCCCTCTCCGGAAGAGGTGTTGTTTTGGAAGGTGCAATCCGTGGCCGCAACCTGGTAGCCGCCCCCCCCCTGGTAGGCCTCGTTGTCTACAAAGGAGCAGCCGGTTGCAACCGTTTTATTGGCGCCGCCGCCATAGTAGGCGCCGGTGTTGTTTCGAAAAATGCAGTCCGAGGCGCGCCCGTTAACCATGCCGGTGCCGTCCGTGTCTTCAACGATGCAACTATACACTGCAGGCTGGGAGCCGCTGCATCGAATGCCCGCCGTTTTTGCGTTGCGGATCGTGAAGGCATGCAGCCGGGTGTCGGTATTGCCCAGATTGAAGCAGGTGTGCAGACCCTGCCCATCGAAAACCACATGTTCGGGTTCCGGTTGGAGAAAGCTGCGGATTTCCAGGTTGTTGGTGATCACGATGGAGGAGGCCAGCGAATAGGTTCCGGGCATCACAAAGATGACATCCCCATCCTGGGCGTAGGGCAATACCTGTTGAAGCGTGTGGGCCGCCTCGTTCCAGCCGTTGGTATAGGGTGGGTTCTGGACTGGACTATTCATGTTCACCCAGTAGGTTTCGCTAGCTTGAGTCGAGCAAACTGCACCCAATGCCAATGTAAAGAGACTTCGTTTAATGTTTTGAAACGTCATCATAATTCCTGTCCGGTTTAATCTCTTGGGTTTGATAGGCGAAATATTTAAAAGATTGTATATGAGTTTAGTGCCCGGAACCCAGTAAAATATGTACCAAGATATACGCGTATATGCGCATCGGTAATTATGCATATGCATGCTTGTTTAGATGCCGGTGTCGAAAGTGGCCGCGATCTGGGAAGTCCGCGTCGCCAAGTTGGCACGCATGAACGGCGATCCGCGAACGCCCTGTTTTGGCGCTCGATCCGCTGAGCAAAAAAAAGCCCCGACAGTCGAACGGCTGTCGGGGCTTTAGGAGGAGATGGGATCAGTTGGCCTTGACGGCGTCGAGCTCGATCTCAAAGAGGAGGTCGTGCCGACAGACGTCGGCATGCGAAATCGCCACCGGAAGTTCGGGCAGGTTGTTCTTGGTGCAATATTCGGCGAGCAGGTGCGCTTCGTCGAAGTTTTTGAAGTAGGCGATGGCGCGGGAGGTGTCGCCCCAATCCATGCCGCGGGATTTGAGGATTTCGTGAACGACTTCCATGGTCAGCCCGATCTGCTTTTCGCAGTCGTCGAGGTGGACGGTTTTTCCGCCGGGCTCGATGCTGGCGGTGCCGGAAATGGTTAAGAGCCGCGAGCCGGGTTGGTCAATTTCAACCGCACGTGCAAACGAGCTCTTGTAGTCCAGTGCGGGGCACTGCAAAGGGGAGGGGACGGCAAACACCTTCACGCCGTCGTGCTTGGGCTTAACGGCCCAAAGCGCGCAAACCATCTCTTCGCCAGCGGCGGAGCCTGCGCCGATGCCGGTGCTGGCCGGTACCATTTTCTCGAACGTGCCGCGTTCCTTGAAGAACTGGGTCCGGACGACATTGAATTCGTCGTACCACTCGAGCAGGTTGTTCAGGTAGATCCAGGTGCGGGCGATATCGGTGAAGACCATATCGGCCTGCTTGAGCAGGTTTTCCATTTTTT
This DNA window, taken from Pontiella desulfatans, encodes the following:
- a CDS encoding right-handed parallel beta-helix repeat-containing protein — protein: MNSPVQNPPYTNGWNEAAHTLQQVLPYAQDGDVIFVMPGTYSLASSIVITNNLEIRSFLQPEPEHVVFDGQGLHTCFNLGNTDTRLHAFTIRNAKTAGIRCSGSQPAVYSCIVEDTDGTGMVNGRASDCIFRNNTGAYYGGGANKTVATGCSFVDNEAYQGGGGYQVAATDCTFQNNTSSGEGGGLYYGTATNCLFVGNVAAGSGGGLCSSTAIGCAISGNRAGGYGGGLYLSTATHCTITENTASVGGGMAYGQAYNSILWNNTATDNSATTYNTTIQSCCLPDYTANGSITNNPQLLSISHLAATSPCLGAGNAAYAVGTDIDGEEWLAAPAIGCDEIIPGAVEGAIICRNDLPERIAEGQPIFFTAYVEGAVTRTVLDFGDGSAAVTNATTLTHSHAWTYGNYHVVLTGYNDSYPGGISTTNTVFVRRDLTTTIYVSDADGNDSNDGESWATAKKTIQAGVDVQDYAGGLVLVSNGTYSVTAEIIVEKDIRIQSVNGATLTTIQGDTQHQCLYLNNRNCLVEGFTIKKAGGYSVHGTSGGGAIYCSGINPVVSNCIITENNSGGYGGGVMWRGTANNCTFSKNTASNGPGGMQSGSANDCLFLDNTTVNNGAGGMQGGIANRCIFKENEGPIGGGARDTIANDCQFIQNLSTTLGGGMYNGTANNCVFNQNKAYQGGGGTYGTKATHCTITANQAGTSGGGMYGGTADHCIIWHNTALESANDLFSTTANTSCSAELTHGSNGNITNNPQLVSASHIALTSPCAGSGTIPRDTLDIDGEHWRSIPAMGCDEPADAPIGDLTITIDGPSDLPAGFKTFFTVDIQGALSGDTIDFGDGETAIRTGIIPIWHTWNAPGTYDMVITAYNADHPAGYSVTKTITVFAADFSTIYVSPNGSDENNGHSWGTAKKTIQAAIDEQEFPGGRVLLADGTYTLAATIKIDKDIQLLSQNGAATTIIDAGSLPDYQHSRAMEIGDNHSIITGLTIRNADFTWTGGAVFCDYTRSPILSNCILSDNHAGTAGGMCYGTAIDCVFSNNTASTGAGLYLSHATRCEFIANTASGSGGGMYGGTADDCTFIKNRIYTTGSNYGNGAGMSKGIANNCTFTRNDSNGYGGGINEGTANDCLFIENTAVHGGGGIRDSVANRCSFIENSAASSGGAIHNGTATRCVISGNRATLGGGMYAGFAYNCAISGNIADDIGGGTHSTKLFNCTVTGNSASDAGGVYGQTKNCIVWGNTATTGNNDINDGNINLNYIVNTCSPDAPHGTDGSITNNPLLVSGSHIAVNSPCIGAGNAAYATGTDLDGETWNTPPAMGCDEIGASLSGPIEMAFYGPSPIAIYIEGNYVAQFNGQVSKTIVDFGDGTRITNTTGVLSHSWSGPNSANYDVVLTAFNDTYPSGLSRTQTVQVVSNDDSDIHVKHFGNDSNDGTSWATAKQTIQAGVDAQNIHGGRVLIDAGTYHITEPIVVNKAVHLKGDNDEIVGTLPIPVIDAGGSNRCFQLGYSACVLENLAIQNGATATGGSGDNIGGGIYCQNGAPRITYSTISNCAAYYGGGAYKGTLENCTLANNTATSQGGAAYQSMLTGSTLSGNTAGYGGALSGGTLNGCILSNNTATTQGGAAYDSTVLFSTITSNAAPSGGGLASCMADRCDISTNRASVSGGGIFNGTAHNCTFHFNFATQYGGGTYNTTLRNCTLVENGADTGGGSYSGYAYNSIIYSNFAWTAGIDLKYVTAKNSCSPDLTHGPYGNITNAPLFVAHAPDFLIRGSGYYLSILSPCINAGSNSYVESDRDFNGWARILNGTVDMGANESWISGGDYDSDGMDDDWELENFGGVTNAVADENSDSDIFNNRDEFIAGTDPLDPDSYFRIIQQEMTSNTIVLHWDSVNDRSYQVLWSDSLTNEFQAIDPVVNYPGSSCAVEKTNGAAFYKINVWTD
- a CDS encoding RidA family protein; amino-acid sequence: MKDTLNMEESIINPTDTMQIVEFPHDGVKAYFTTANTTEENMHDVFDRVSAEMAERGAKIAFQYLFGGRQFYPQAVSAIKQLDWPLTLLHGDACSGSTITGTQFIALSGTDLHPVMDGDRKVGNWYDTEDARYCLLGDIRADDLTLGREEQARAVFEKMENLLKQADMVFTDIARTWIYLNNLLEWYDEFNVVRTQFFKERGTFEKMVPASTGIGAGSAAGEEMVCALWAVKPKHDGVKVFAVPSPLQCPALDYKSSFARAVEIDQPGSRLLTISGTASIEPGGKTVHLDDCEKQIGLTMEVVHEILKSRGMDWGDTSRAIAYFKNFDEAHLLAEYCTKNNLPELPVAISHADVCRHDLLFEIELDAVKAN